The Trueperaceae bacterium DNA segment GCTGAGGAGGAGCAGGATCACCGACGAGGGCGTCACCTGCAGCGAACCGCCGAGGAGCTCGACGATCTCGGCGCCGTCGCCGCCCAGTCGTGAGGTGACCAGGCCCCGGAGGATCGTGCCACCGGCGACGTAGCCCAGGATCGCCATGACCGCCGCGCTGAGACCGAAGAGCATGGTGGCGAGGAACTTGCCCACCACTACTTCCGAGCGCTTCACGGGCGCCACCAGCAGCGACTCGAGGGTCCCTCGCTCCTTCTCGCCGGCGGTCGCGTCGATGGCCGTCATCTGACCGCCAACCAACGTCCAGATCGCGATGAAGAAGGGGATTATCCAGGAGAGCTGGCCGCTGCTCCGCTCGGCGACGGTAGAAGCGTCGACCGCCTGCACCGAGACCGGCTCCAGCAGAGAAGGATCGAGCCCGGCTCGACGTAGCCTCTGGGACACCAGCTCCTGACGGAAGGCGTCGACCGCTCGCCTGACTTTGGACACCGCTACCTCGGCCTCCAGGTTCCCCTGCTTGCTGTAGAGCACGACCTCCACCTGCTCGCCTTCGCTGAGGCGTTGGACCATCCCGGCAGGAACCGTGAGGCCGACGTCGGCCTCCTCGTTCCGGACCGCTGCCTCGGGATCGTCCTGGGCGTAAGGTTCGACGTTGGCGAGAGCCAGCTGTTCGCCGAGTTCAGGAGGGAGCTCGGCGAGGTTCTCTACAGCCAGAGGAGTTTCGCTGGCCTGTTCGCGGTTGAACAGACTGCCCAGCAGCAGGGGCAGGCCGAGCATGATCACAGGCAGGAGCACGAGCGGCAGCAGCAGGTTCGAGACTATCGCGCGTCGGTCCCGCAGGGTGGAGAGCACCTCCTTGGCGGTGATCTGCGAGATGATCCGCCACCTCACGCCGCTACCTCCGGCTGCAGGCCAGAGCGCCGCACGGTGGTGAAGAACGCGTCCTCGAGAGTGCTGCTGCCGGTGTTGGCGAGGAGTCCGGGAACCGTGTCCTGGGTAACCAGTTCACCCCGGAAGACGATCGCCAGACGGTCGCAGACCTCTTCGACCTCGCTCATCACGTGGGTCGAGTAGACGACCGCCTTGCCCTCGCTGGCGAACCGGCGCACCAGGTCGAGCACGGCCCGGCGAGCCATGACGTCGAGCCCGCTCGTGGCTTCGTCGAAGAAGACCACCGGCGGGTCGTGCAGTATCGCTCTGGCGATGACGATCTTCTGCTTCATCCCCGTGGAGAAGCCCCCAGCCTGACGGGTCAACGCCTCGCCGAGCTCGAGCACGTCGGCCAACTCGGCGATCCGCCGGTCGATCCTGGTCCTGTCGATGCCGTAGAGACGTCCGAAGTAGCCGAGGATCTCCCGGCCGGTCAGCCGGTCGTAGAGGCCCATGCCCCCGTTGACCACGCCGATGGAACGGCGCACCGCCTCCGCTTCTGCGCCCACGTCCAGCCCGGCGACGCTGGCGCGGCCGGCATCGGGGCGAAGCAGAGTGGCGAGGATCCTCAGCGTGGTCGTCTTGCCGGCGCCGTTCGGGCCCAACAGCCCGAAGACTTCACCGGCCCCGACCGAGAACGAGATGTCGCTTATCGCCCTCACGGCGCCGAACGATTTGGCGAGGCTGTCTACTTCTACCAACTTGCTCACTCCTCAGCTGCCGGCCCTCGCAAGAGTCTACCGGCTGCTCCGAACCGTGCCCGAACGGAGCGGAACCGGAACAGCGCCGCGCGGAACGGGGCGCGCCTGGAGTGCGCGACGTGGAGCGCCCGACTGCTCCGGCCGCCCACCGGCCTGCTGGTATCATCCGGGCGATGACAGAGCGCGAATTCGCTGCCCTCGACGAGTATGCGCTGGTGGCGCGGGTGCTTCACGAGGTAGACGAGGTCGACAGCCGCATCGAGCTGCTGGAGTGCGACCTGGCCAGTCCTATCGTGCCGCTCGAGGCGAACGGCGCCGCCCCTTCCGCTCGACTCGCCCTGCGTGCCGCCCAGGGTTTCGCGGGCAAGCGCGACGAGCAGCGTCACGGGTCGATCGTGCCGCTGCTACGGAATGACAAGATGGGAGAGTTGATGCCCCGCGTCAAGAGCCTCTCCGAGATGGGCTTCCCGGCACTGGCGTTGGACATGAGACAACTCGCCTTCACCGCGCCGCACGGTACTAGCCAGTGGCGTCCCAGGACGCGGGAGGAGCTGGCCGAACTGCGAGCGGCAGCTGGTTGCCCACTCTGGGTCTTCGGGCTGAACAGCTCGGCCGATGCAGAGATCGTCGTCGAGGCGGGTCTCGAAGGCGTGGTGGTCAGCTCCACCCTGGGGAGCTTCGTAGGCGGACCGGCGGCCATCGAAGTGCTTCCCGAGATACTCGACGCGGTAGCGGGCATGACCGGTGTCTACGTCGGCGGTCCGGTCCGCACCGGAGTGGACGTGTTCCGCTACCTGGCGGTTGGCGCAGAGGCGGTGATCGTCGAAAGCGATCGCTCGATCGCCAATCTCGAGGCCGAACTCCACTACGCCATGCGGCTTACCGGCTGCGAGACCCTGGCAGACATCGGTTACGAGAGCATCTACGCTCCCCTGTTCGGCGAGCTGTAGCCCACTCTCCCGGGGAACGGTGTGGCCGTCACCGGTTTACGCCGTGGCTGACAATAGAATGCGCTGGGGAGGGACTCTTGAGCGAACAGGGGGCACGCCGATTCAGGCTGGATCGGCGCCGGGTGGGCATCGTCCTGGCCGCGGCGCTGGCGCTGCTGCTCATCCTCTGGCTGGTGCTCCTCCTCCCCTGGCCCTTCACGACACAGCCGGCCTCGCTCGAGGTGCGTATCGACGCCGCCGTAGAGAGCCTCGCCGACTACGGGGCACGAAGCGAAGCTGTGCTGCGCCTGCAGTTCCTCGAGGCGGCGCTCATCGACGGGCGCCGTTCCAGCGAGTTGCGAAGCGACTACCGGCTGCTCGAGGAGAAGCTCGAACCGATCATCCGGCGGATGGAGCCGCAGCCGGCGTCGGCGCTGGAGGCCGAACTGACCGGGCTCTTGCCCGATCTGACGCGGGACCGTAGCGCCGCCGCCCATCGACTGGCGGAGATGACTGACCTCCTCTTGCCCGCCGGCGGACTGGAGCGGCAGGGGGACCGCCCGTGAGAGCGTTCGCAAGAGTCTTTCAACTGTGGTTGCTCCTGGCCTGCGCCTGGGGGGCCGCCCAGCCGATGGCGGCGATCCGACTCACGCACCTGTCGCCCGACGCGCCGCAGTTCGACATGGTCGTCGATCGCCAGCTATTCATGATCGACGTGACCTACGGAGAGGTGAGTCCCTATCAGCCGATCCCGGCGGGTCAGCACGAGATCAGCGTGTGGCCGCACCGGCTGCCGGACGGTGCTGCCGGCGAGGAGGCGGAGGGCCCGCAGACGCTGGAGCCGATAACGATCATCGTCGATCTGGAGGACGGCGGCTACTACACCCTGGCGATCTCGGGCTTCTACCAGGCGGCTCCGGAAACGTCGAGCGGAACGCTGGCCGTGGAGGTCGAACCTGCCGAGGCGACCGTGCTCGTCACCGGTCCCCGCGGGTTCGAACGGACGTTCCAGGGGGACAGGGTGCTCGAGGAGCTGGAAGCGGGCCGTTACGCGGTCAGGGCGGAGTACCAGGGGTATCAGCCGGCGACCTTCGAGATAAGCGTGCAGCAGAACGAAACCTCCACCGTCAGCATCACCCTTCAGGAGGGGGAGGAGGAGGGGGACGCCACCGCCACGCTGCCCGAGAACGTACCGGCGGCCCCCTCGGGTAGCTGGCGCCCGGTGGAACTCCACGCCTTCCGCGACGACCTCGAGGTCGTCCCCCCGCCCGGCGGCTCGCGGGTGAGGCTGGTGCACCTCTCGCCCCTCACCGGGCCGGTCGACCTCCTCGCCATCCCCTCGGACGGTGCCGGCGAGCCGGCGGTGATGGCCTCGGGCCTCGAGTTCCCCAACGCCGGGGATTACATGCGCCTGCCCGGCCGCGACTACACCTTTCAGGTGAGGCTGGCCGGAGCCGACGCGATCGTGACCCAGGTTCGTGACGTGACCGTCCCCGCTGGCGGCGTCTACACCTTCTTCCTCGTCCAGGAGCCGGCCGACAACTACGTCAGGCTGGTGCCGTCGGTCGACGCGCTGCTGCCGGTACGGAGGTAGGAAGGTGTGGGCCGCGGCTCGCCAGGTCTGGCGGAATCCCTACGTACGCGTGGCCGTGGGCCTCATCGCCCTCTACCTCCTCTACCGCTTCCTCTACTGGTCGAGACCGGTCTGGGGAGCGGTGCTCGCCGCCTACCTCATCGCCTTCCTCCTCCACCCGCTCGTCACCTGGGCGGAGCACCGTTCGAATCGGACGGTGGGCGTACTCCTGGTCGCGTTCCTGCTGCTCGCCCTGCTAGCCGGGCTCTGGTTCCTGGGCATACAGATCGCCGCGCAGCTCTCGGTGTTCGTCGAGGAGCTTCCGGCCCTGGCCGAGGTACTGGAGGAGCTGCCCTTCATCATCGCCCGGGGCATCGACCCTGGCTTCGGCACCACCTTCCAGCAGGTCTTCCAGAACCTGACCGCTGCCGCCAGGCAGCTCATCGACGAGGTCCTCCCGTCGATCTCGGCCTTCCGCGGCGGCCTCGTCGAGAGCCTTACGGTAGTCACGAGCGGTGGGCTGCAGGTCGTCATCGTGACCGTGCTCTCCATCTACCTGGTCTATAACTTCAGGCGCTACAACCGCACGTTGCTGCAGGCCTTCCCGCCGCGGTACCGCGACGCCGCGCTGGAGATCAACGACAGGGTGAGCTACGCGGTCGGCGGGTACATCCGCGGGCAGCTCATCATCGCCGCCTGCGTGGGCGTGCTCGTCGGCGTCGGCCTCGCCATCCTGCAGATCCCGCTCGCGGCCGGTCTGGGGCTCCTCGCCGGTGTGGGGAACCTCGTCCCGTTCGTGGGCCCCCTCCTGGCCTCGGTGCCCACCTTCCTGTTCGCCCTCACCGAGAGCTGGTTCCACGCCTTCGCCGCTCTGGGCGTGCTGTTGCTCGTGAACATCGTCGACAGCAACATCCTCACGCCGATCATCTACTCTCGTACCGTCTCCCTCGCCCCGGTGACCGTACTGTTGGCGATCCTCTTCGGGTCGGTCCTCTTCGGCCTCTGGGGAGCCGTTGCCGCGGTACCGGTAGCGGTGCTCCTCACCCTGCTCTACCGCGACTACTACCTCACCAGCGCCTGGTACTGGCGGGGCAGCGAGCAGGAGGTCGAGCAGGGATAGCGGCGCTTGGGGTCCGTCGAACGGCGCGGCAGAGCGGCGCGGTCGGGCCGGATACTACAATGAGGCCATGCGACCGCGATCCTCGGCCCCCGGAGAGGGGCGTTCGGCCAGCAGCTTCCGGAACCGTCCGGCGTTACCGTGATCGCCTTCGTGGACGGGGTGGTCAGCGAGATACGCGAGGCCAGCGTCGTCGTCCAGGCCGGCCCCATGGGCTTGGAGCTGTTCGCCCCCAAACCCACGCTCGTGAACGTCTCCAAGGGCGATTCGGTCAGGCTGCACACCCACCTGGTCGTCAAGGAAGACCTGTTGGCCCTCTACGGGTTCCACCATCGCGATCTGCTCGAGCTTTTCCGCCACCTCATCGCGGTGGGCGGGATCGGCCCGAAACTCGCTCTGGCGATCCTCTCGGCGTTGCCGGCGGCGACGATAGCCAGCGCCATCCTCGCTGGCGACGCCGGCCTCCTCGCCAGCGCCCCCGGGGTAGGCAAGCGTACCGCCGAACGGATAATCCTCGAACTGGGCAACAAACTGCCCGAGTCGTTGGGTTCGCCTGCCGGCTCTCAGCGACCCCAGTCGCCGCTCACCGGGCCCGCCGAGGACGCCGTCGAAGCGCTCATCGCCCTTGGCTACCGGGAGGGTCAGGTGAAGCAGGCTGTCGCGGAGCTCGCCCTTGCGAAACCCGAGGAGAGCGCCGAGGGGCTCATCCGCAGGGCGTTGGGCAAACTGCGGTGAGCCGGTAGGGAAGTCGCGCGCCAAGCCGCCGGAAACTCTCTCGCGGCGGCCGCCCAACTGTTCCTCCGCTGTGGCTCACGCCGGCACCGGCCGCTGTTCGAGGGCCTCCCGCGGCGGGGTGAACTCCAACCCGAACGCTTCGCCCACGGCGCGGTGGGTGAGCAGACCCTGATGTGCGTTCAGGCCGCGCAGCAGGGCTTGATCGTCGCGCAGGGCTGCGATGCCCTTCGCGGCCAGCTTCAACGCGTAGGGCAGGGTCTGGTTGGAGAGCGCCTTGGTGCTCGTGTTCGGCACTGCTCCGGGCATGTTGGCGACCCCGTAATGGACCACTCCGTCCACGGTGAACGTCGGCTTGTCGTGAGTGGTGGGGTGGATAGTCTCGATGCAGCCGCCCTGGTCGACGGCCACGTCGACGATCACGCTGCCCGGCCTCATCTGGGCTAGCATCTCGCGGCGCACGAGCCGCGGCGCGCGAGCCCCGGGGATCAGCACCGCGCCGATCAGAAGGTCGGC contains these protein-coding regions:
- a CDS encoding DUF4397 domain-containing protein, which encodes MRAFARVFQLWLLLACAWGAAQPMAAIRLTHLSPDAPQFDMVVDRQLFMIDVTYGEVSPYQPIPAGQHEISVWPHRLPDGAAGEEAEGPQTLEPITIIVDLEDGGYYTLAISGFYQAAPETSSGTLAVEVEPAEATVLVTGPRGFERTFQGDRVLEELEAGRYAVRAEYQGYQPATFEISVQQNETSTVSITLQEGEEEGDATATLPENVPAAPSGSWRPVELHAFRDDLEVVPPPGGSRVRLVHLSPLTGPVDLLAIPSDGAGEPAVMASGLEFPNAGDYMRLPGRDYTFQVRLAGADAIVTQVRDVTVPAGGVYTFFLVQEPADNYVRLVPSVDALLPVRR
- the ruvA gene encoding Holliday junction branch migration protein RuvA, with the translated sequence MIAFVDGVVSEIREASVVVQAGPMGLELFAPKPTLVNVSKGDSVRLHTHLVVKEDLLALYGFHHRDLLELFRHLIAVGGIGPKLALAILSALPAATIASAILAGDAGLLASAPGVGKRTAERIILELGNKLPESLGSPAGSQRPQSPLTGPAEDAVEALIALGYREGQVKQAVAELALAKPEESAEGLIRRALGKLR
- a CDS encoding alpha-hydroxy-acid oxidizing protein: MTEREFAALDEYALVARVLHEVDEVDSRIELLECDLASPIVPLEANGAAPSARLALRAAQGFAGKRDEQRHGSIVPLLRNDKMGELMPRVKSLSEMGFPALALDMRQLAFTAPHGTSQWRPRTREELAELRAAAGCPLWVFGLNSSADAEIVVEAGLEGVVVSSTLGSFVGGPAAIEVLPEILDAVAGMTGVYVGGPVRTGVDVFRYLAVGAEAVIVESDRSIANLEAELHYAMRLTGCETLADIGYESIYAPLFGEL
- a CDS encoding AI-2E family transporter translates to MWAAARQVWRNPYVRVAVGLIALYLLYRFLYWSRPVWGAVLAAYLIAFLLHPLVTWAEHRSNRTVGVLLVAFLLLALLAGLWFLGIQIAAQLSVFVEELPALAEVLEELPFIIARGIDPGFGTTFQQVFQNLTAAARQLIDEVLPSISAFRGGLVESLTVVTSGGLQVVIVTVLSIYLVYNFRRYNRTLLQAFPPRYRDAALEINDRVSYAVGGYIRGQLIIAACVGVLVGVGLAILQIPLAAGLGLLAGVGNLVPFVGPLLASVPTFLFALTESWFHAFAALGVLLLVNIVDSNILTPIIYSRTVSLAPVTVLLAILFGSVLFGLWGAVAAVPVAVLLTLLYRDYYLTSAWYWRGSEQEVEQG
- a CDS encoding ABC transporter permease is translated as MRWRIISQITAKEVLSTLRDRRAIVSNLLLPLVLLPVIMLGLPLLLGSLFNREQASETPLAVENLAELPPELGEQLALANVEPYAQDDPEAAVRNEEADVGLTVPAGMVQRLSEGEQVEVVLYSKQGNLEAEVAVSKVRRAVDAFRQELVSQRLRRAGLDPSLLEPVSVQAVDASTVAERSSGQLSWIIPFFIAIWTLVGGQMTAIDATAGEKERGTLESLLVAPVKRSEVVVGKFLATMLFGLSAAVMAILGYVAGGTILRGLVTSRLGGDGAEIVELLGGSLQVTPSSVILLLLSTLLLAATLAALLLGVTMFARSFKEAQSYVAPLSFLLILPVMALQFADLLELGVGVYLVPVVNVLLLMDEIVTGGARAASVALTWGSLIVVIVVLLALALRNFSRERVIFRT
- a CDS encoding ATP-binding cassette domain-containing protein gives rise to the protein MSKLVEVDSLAKSFGAVRAISDISFSVGAGEVFGLLGPNGAGKTTTLRILATLLRPDAGRASVAGLDVGAEAEAVRRSIGVVNGGMGLYDRLTGREILGYFGRLYGIDRTRIDRRIAELADVLELGEALTRQAGGFSTGMKQKIVIARAILHDPPVVFFDEATSGLDVMARRAVLDLVRRFASEGKAVVYSTHVMSEVEEVCDRLAIVFRGELVTQDTVPGLLANTGSSTLEDAFFTTVRRSGLQPEVAA